One window of Quercus robur chromosome 5, dhQueRobu3.1, whole genome shotgun sequence genomic DNA carries:
- the LOC126729209 gene encoding auxin-responsive protein SAUR27 — protein sequence MKNQYSYQAPRPKNNLRVWLRWAPLLQKQPSAITGKHKEVFEYGGLKESLINGAELSDGSRSGSQTSMQVPKGFLAVYVGPQLRRFVIPTSYLSMPDFRGLMDMVAEEFGFDQEGGLRIPCEEEDFEKILYRCCANRKKNNKKLPYDHKHKVLRW from the coding sequence ATGAAGAACCAATATTCTTATCAAGCTCCCCGGCCAAAGAACAATCTTCGGGTATGGCTTCGGTGGGCACCTCTTCTCCAGAAACAGCCCTCTGCGATCACCGGAAAGCATAAGGAGGTTTTTGAATATGGAGGTTTGAAGGAGTCATTGATTAATGGAGCTGAACTGTCTGACGGCAGCAGGTCAGGTTCACAGACCTCCATGCAAGTTCCTAAAGGGTTCTTGGCAGTTTACGTAGGGCCACAACTGAGGAGGTTTGTGATTCCCACAAGCTACTTGTCAATGCCAGATTTTAGAGGTTTAATGGATATGGTGGCCGAGGAGTTTGGATTTGATCAAGAGGGTGGCCTTAGAATTCCTTGTGAGGAAgaagattttgagaaaatattatatagatGTTGTGCAAACAGAAAGAAGAACAATAAGAAGCTACCATATGATCACAAACATAAAGTTCTTAGGTGGTAG